Proteins encoded by one window of Arachis hypogaea cultivar Tifrunner chromosome 1, arahy.Tifrunner.gnm2.J5K5, whole genome shotgun sequence:
- the LOC112796109 gene encoding uncharacterized protein, whose translation MQRKEQLEQNQNKSISRRSITWRPPPENWLKADVDAAYRRATVEGATAVVIWDNSGRLLTGESMRIITHSSLVAEAEAEAMRRVLILATNFNLEKIIIKSDILPLVQAVKSKTYIAEVEPILRDILLLAESLSNCGFTWVPRQGNKITDGVAKCSLAGQLEENWR comes from the coding sequence ATGCAAAGAAAAGAGCAGCTCGAACAAAACCAGAACAAGAGTATAAGCAGAAGGAGCATTACTTGGAGACCTCCACCGGAAAACTGGCTAAAGGCCGACGTAGATGCTGCGTATAGAAGAGCGACAGTGGAGGGAGCAACTGCAGTTGTAATTTGGGATAACTCAGGGCGGTTATTAACAGGAGAATCAATGAGAATCATAACTCACTCCAGCCTAGttgcagaagcagaagcagaagcaatgAGAAGGGTGCTGATTTTAGCTACAAATTTTAATTTGGAGAAAATCATAATAAAGTCGGATATTTTACCTCTCGTGCAAGCAGTGAAATCAAAAACTTATATAGCAGAGGTGGAACCGATTCTTCGAGATATTCTTCTTCTGGCCGAGAGTCTTTCTAATTGTGGCTTCACATGGGTTCCTAGACAGGGAAACAAAATTACAGATGGAGTGGCGAAATGTTCCCTGGCAGGTCAATTGGAAGAAAACTGGAGATGA
- the LOC140178419 gene encoding PRA1 family protein B5-like, with the protein MEHLRRDVQNQDWSELINNNEGAMTAPTDLSVATYRIWNNGKRFRAQYTIVMAGMVAVYLVMNHFMLSILLALLAGAWHHVLQLQPGQQVQLIGRAFIRAESLTWLCPIIIAVIVLNNLLAVFGAVVVAVLVVCVHGAILDPGAAPNRRP; encoded by the coding sequence ATGGAGCACCTCCGTCGCGACGTACAGAACCAAGACTGGTCAGAACTCATCAACAACAATGAAGGAGCCATGACGGCTCCCACAGACCTTAGCGTTGCGACCTATCGAATCTGGAACAACGGCAAACGCTTCCGCGCCCAATACACCATCGTCATGGCCGGGATGGTGGCAGTGTACCTCGTCATGAACCATTTCATGCTCTCCATCCTGCTGGCTTTGCTCGCCGGCGCATGGCACCACGTCCTCCAGTTGCAGCCAGGGCAGCAAGTTCAACTGATTGGGCGCGCGTTCATCCGCGCCGAGTCTCTCACGTGGCTTTGCCCCATTATCATCGCCGTGATTGTGCTGAACAACTTGTTAGCAGTATTCGGTGCTGTGGTGGTGGCTGTGTTGGTGGTTTGTGTTCACGGTGCTATTCTGGATCCGGGTGCTGCACCAAATAGGAGGCCATGA